A single window of Candidatus Binatus sp. DNA harbors:
- a CDS encoding TetR/AcrR family transcriptional regulator, with product MNRTSTNSAGIPNGRPFPPHDEQAAKRERILAAALRLFAHEPYQAVTMDRVAEAAGVAKGTLYLYFPSKDALYLGVLSDGLDTAYRTYQSSADPGLPVAERLRRSIEVMVEFYDQRRDFLQFFATVEPRLAEARNRIIEASRERGFNFCASLIEEGIRTGAFTRIDPRLATFTIQGAIRSLLLYYGASRPVSELSRELGNLMLRSLGADPSQHFKPEHPQ from the coding sequence ATGAACAGAACAAGCACAAATTCGGCTGGAATCCCCAATGGACGACCGTTTCCCCCTCACGACGAGCAAGCCGCCAAGCGCGAACGTATTCTGGCTGCCGCGCTGAGGCTCTTCGCCCACGAACCGTACCAGGCAGTCACGATGGACCGCGTAGCGGAGGCCGCCGGGGTCGCCAAAGGGACGCTCTATCTCTACTTTCCGTCCAAGGACGCGCTCTACCTCGGCGTTTTGAGCGACGGGCTCGACACCGCATATCGCACCTATCAAAGCAGCGCCGATCCAGGGCTGCCGGTGGCCGAGAGGCTGCGGCGTTCGATCGAGGTGATGGTGGAGTTTTACGATCAGCGGCGCGATTTTCTTCAGTTCTTCGCCACCGTGGAACCGCGGCTGGCCGAGGCGCGCAACCGGATTATCGAGGCATCGCGCGAGCGCGGGTTCAATTTTTGCGCCTCGCTGATCGAAGAAGGAATCCGCACCGGCGCGTTCACGCGGATCGATCCGCGCCTGGCGACGTTTACGATCCAGGGCGCGATTCGATCGCTGCTGTTGTATTACGGCGCCAGCCGGCCGGTCTCTGAACTCAGCCGCGAGCTCGGCAACCTGATGCTCAGATCGCTCGGCGCAGACCCGTCGCAACACTTCAAGCCGGAGCATCCACAATGA